One region of Eupeodes corollae chromosome 1, idEupCoro1.1, whole genome shotgun sequence genomic DNA includes:
- the LOC129942970 gene encoding serine-rich adhesin for platelets, whose protein sequence is MNNDINASSLASVAACSSNSTTTTTTTTPCNAIAGTGASGAAAECSSSTSSSGGQININDSSSITSVTSLANDSINTASSSASASTDQTIPAGSDEDKTNKSETWEESRLKDWDYYRFKQLLDEAYSYKNPRDKENKSDIFLQLLDKAEKEKEDHKFAFRALTSLYTPRTSTSNSQKQGGSLQDLVEAVRNDSLDCDYNYGGQRNRRHNHNSRPKKYSSVSSRQREGGSLPSNVNVSNCSLSVYEQPFLNEEPTKQSHEKNEPRPNTTTTTACHGTLPSKNSILALNPSANIGGSIAAEVTISTKACSAPSKNDFAIVGGCGGVCEGPKGIKGIKNVISLAATFGSAASATCAALASATAVVSTDTVEMNENYIDQHNDLLSQGIQLDRFDGIEMKIPRANIIGSVLTSDFSPNNTTSYVDEAVHFTTLERGKSTVDASLGEKSELVKMPSFSASKPISKQYDENGNSLNTTFTVNQPNQQSKAKKKKTQSERNTKTLDVQSVEGYRGSDPIEELVKYIESSEDTKQNEKVNKFADSKKKEKKRDREKDKEKGKIKRSNSLEELRSCSKMDGDDVTMRNKSNIKNKNVDIKDKQIVSSSAAAVGGNNTGTNRKGERRSWGTEELTYLGENNAIEEVREKVKDKEKRKSKEKDFSEKLEKVVEKRKKSDSNIVVSMESISCESAEFHVVTKKKKPKKQRQLTEESKNNNSSNSHKNPMYQNRKYHSNFSNDRDAYMGSFNNNSNNDKSRRKSTSSMPPSEKSDSSDLDSVHSLPIESAGGRSPQVHHHQNQPRSYAEIARKTDAAAAAAAAAAAAAAAVMATATATPVVCPTTGVVIDSTASNTSSNNSSHTELEVNANAMPAAVNSVTKKSKKSVKSDFPELIANEISATTPNNGSTTPNISTIVKQISYSQSLTSAGKNEEHASEIVLQVSPSTTDAIKTTEKQIQKQPQPHQMPLQKSKSVETDSFYNSIDQYPALEKTVKRHSTANACGSDVGGVTATSSPSGTVTIQMNSITSCTTLGNSTPSSNKKSKPNTKVSDEVLAEQQHSATKKSKKEKLLTNENYSSITQSTTTLSSSSSSTTSSNINNKNQINHNHHNFNLNNNNNNKSSCSNSHNNNNNNSNSNNKYSNRPAVIILNDDTTAGGLSSCIGNEFTFGDFNEEELRLFDDSQPSSQPNSVVFQKRYSATATNVNSTTPQGFDDSGGNFNTTGGSTALDVTNNSDDALIMMQHTSSPNSSLVIDQSSDSGICSNYDATKGKRIIQQSTGTIITNRSLSTDALITNTVYLSASTSPSKESLSSSASSSSSTSSNSSASSGTYVLNAPASKSITLSSSKTSKSKSSSFSSPNYNQQKHSFERSKLKTNTNSNQFNTKVSTMNKRNSQRQQQQQEQISSSSIITSCNASTTLPSLETCDDIETAIIAAAKKAAAVAAEQTSTSVMNKNYTTTKGSNNLSAMGSTASTTTSTTINNININNNKNSNLNHKSSCNSQQGVTSPPSSVFSQNKDSRRGGNSSSSSAGAAKGTATGTGVLGHHQLRKEIDVHFIQPTLATPISSIQNNETIINFIGSAWEEVANSKVTQFYDGQ, encoded by the exons AAATCGGAAACTTGGGAAGAGAGTCGACTTAAAGATTGGGACTATTATCGTTTTAAACAGCTGCTAGACGAAGCATATTCTTACAAAAATCCACGCGATAAAGAAAATAAGAGTGACATTTTCTTA caattacTGGATAAAGCCGAAAAGGAGAAAGAAGATCATAAATTTGCATTTCGTGCGCTGACATCACTGTACACACCACGTACCTCGACTTCGAACAGCCAAAAGCAGGGTGGATCCTTGCAAGATCTAGTCGAAGCGGTACGCAACGATTCTCTCGACTGTGATTATAATTACGGCGGCCAACGTAACCGCCGTCACAACCACAATTCGCGTCCAAAAAAGTATTCATCTGTTTCGTCCCGGCAGCGTGAAGGAGGCAGCTTGCCGAGCAACGTTAATGTTTCCAACTGCAGCCTCAGTGTTTACGAGCAACCGTTTTTGAATGAAGAACCAACCAAACAGAGTCACGAGAAAAACGAGCCACGGCCTAACACCACTACCACAACAGCTTGTCACGGAACTTTACCATCGAAAAACTCCATCTTGGCACTCAATCCATCGGCGAATATTGGTGGTAGCATTGCCGCTGAAGTAACAATCTCCACTAAAGCTTGTTCGGCACCATCTAAAAACGATTTTGCTATTGTGGGCGGTTGCGGTGGAGTATGCGAAGGACCCAAAGGAATTAAAGGAATAAAGAACGTCATTTCACTTGCCGCAACATTTGGTAGTGCAGCAAGTGCTACATGCGCCGCTCTGGCCTCTGCAACAGCCGTTGTTTCTACAGATACCgttgaaatgaatgaaaattatattgacCAACACAATGATTTGCTGTCACAG GGTATTCAATTAGATCGTTTCGAtggaattgaaatgaaaatccCTCGGGCAAACATAATCGGTTCGGTTTTGACCAGTGATTTTTCACCCAACAACACTACTTCTTATGTTGATGAAGCAGTTCACTTTACAACCTTAGAACGTGGCAAAAGCACAGTAGACGCTAGCTTGGGCGAAAAATCCGAACTCGTCAAAATGCCATCATTTTCTGCTTCGAAACCGATTTCG AAACAATATGACGAAAATGGCAATTCACTCAATACGACCTTCACAGTAAACCAACCAAACCAGCAATCGAaggctaaaaagaaaaaaacccaaTCGGAACGAAATACGAAAACTCTTGATGTTCAATCTGTGGAAGGATACCGCGGGTCAGATCCAATAGAAGAGCTGGTTAAGTATATTGAAAGTTCCGAggatacaaaacaaaacgaaaaagtCAACAAATTTGCTGAtagcaaaaagaaagaaaagaaacgaGACAGAgagaaagataaagaaaaaggtaaaattaaaagaagcaaTTCCCTAGAGGAACTCAGATCGTGTTCAAAAATGGATGGTGATGATGTTACCATGCGAAACAAGagtaatatcaaaaacaaaaatgttgatatcaaGGATAAACAAATAGTGTCATCATCGGCGGCGGCAGTGGGAGGAAATAATACAGGAACAAACCGTAAGGGCGAGAGAAGGTCTTGGGGAACAGAAGAGCTGACCTATTTGGGAGAAAACAATGCCATTGAAGAAGTTCGAGAGAAGGTAAAAGACAAGGAGAAGAGAAAATCAAAGGAGAAAGATTTTAGTGAAAAACTAGAGAAGGTGGTTGAAAAGCGAAAGAAAAGCGATTCTAATATTGTGGTTTCAATGGAGTCGATTTCATGTGAATCAGCCGAATTCCATGTGGtgacgaaaaaaaagaagccCAAGAAACAGCGACAGCTGACAGAAGAAAGCAAGAACAATAATTCCTCAAATTCCCATAAAAACCCAATGTACCAAAACCGAAAATACCATTCAAATTTCAGCAATGATCGTGATGCTTATATGGGTTccttcaacaacaacagcaataaTGATAAGTCACGCCGGAAATCAACTTCATCTATGCCTCCTTCAGAAAAGTCAGATTCTAGTGATTTAGACTCTGTTCATTCATTACCTATTGAATCGGCTGGCGGAAGAAGTCCTCAGGTCCATCATCATCAGAATCAACCAAGATCATATGCAGAAATAGCACGAAAAAcagatgctgctgctgctgctgctgcagcaGCTGCTGCCGCTGCCGCAGCGGTTATGGCAACAGCTACTGCTACTCCAGTTGTTTGCCCAACTACGGGAGTAGTTATCGACTCAACTGCCTCTAACACCAGTAGCAACAACTCTTCGCACACAGAACTAGAAGTCAATGCAAACGCTATGCCTGCTGCTGTCAACTCTGtgacaaaaaaatcaaagaaaagtgTGAAGAGCGATTTTCCAGAGTTAATTGCAAACGAAATAAGTGCCACCACACCCAACAATGGCAGCACGACTCCCAACATTAGCACAATAGTAAAACAGATTTCTTATTCCCAAAGCCTCACGTCAGCAGGTAAAAACGAAGAACACGCATCGGAAATTGTTTTACAGGTATCGCCGTCAACAACAGACGCTATTAAAACTACTGAGAAGCAAATACAAAAGCAGCCTCAGCCACACCAAATGCCAttgcaaaaatcaaaaagtgtagAGACCGATAGTTTTTATAACAGCATTGATCAGTACCCAGCTCTGGAAAAGACTGTCAAGCGACACAGCACTGCAAATGCATGTGGATCGGACGTCGGTGGAGTGACCGCAACAAGTTCCCCGTCAGGTACGGTTACAATTCAAATGAATAGTATTACCAGTTGTACAACACTTGGAAACTCTACACCCTCAagcaacaaaaaatcaaaaccaaataccaAAGTCAGTGATGAAGTTCTTGCAGAGCAACAGCATTCAGCAacaaaaaagagtaaaaaagagAAATTACTAACTAATGAGAATTACTCCTCGATTACGCAGTCGACAAcaacattatcatcatcatcatcatcgacaaCGTCCtccaatataaataataaaaatcaaataaatcataatcatcataattttaatttaaataataataataataataaatctagTTGTAGTAAtagtcataataataataataataatagtaatagtaataataaatattcaaatcgtCCAGCTGTGATTATACTAAATGATGATACCACTGCTGGTGGTTTATCATCATGTATTGGAAACGAATTTACTTTTGGTGACTTCAATGAAGAGGAACTGAGGCTTTTTGACGACAGTCAACCGTCGTCCCAACCAAATTCAGTTGTATTTCAAAAGCGTTACTCTGCTACTGCCACCAATGTTAATTCGACGACTCCACAGGGCTTTGATGATTCTGGTGGAAATTTCAATACAACCGGAGGCAGCACTGCTTTGGATGTGACCAATAATAGTGATGATGCTTTAATTATGATGCAACACACATCGTCGCCTAATTCTTCGTTAGTTATAGACCAATCATCTGATAGTGGCATATGTAGCAATTACGATGCGACAAAAGGAAAGAGAATAATTCAACAATCTACTGgaacaataataacaaacagATCGTTATCGACGGACGCTTTGATTACCAATACCGTTTACTTGTCTGCATCGACGTCGCCATCCAAAGAATCTTTATCATCATCGGCTTCGTCGTCTTCGTCAACTTCATCAAACTCATCCGCATCATCGGGCACGTACGTTTTAAATGCTCCTGCTTCAAAGTCTATCACTTTATCTTCAAGCAAAACGTCCAAGTCTAAATCATCCTCCTTCTCTTCACCGAACTATAATCAACAGAAACACAGTTTTGAAAGAagcaaacttaaaacaaatacaaatagtAATCAATTCAATACTAAAGTTTCAACAATGAACAAACGTAACAgccaacgacaacaacaacaacaagagcaAATCAGTAGTAGTAGTATTATTACTAGCTGCAATGCTTCAACAACATTACCGTCATTAGAGACGTGTGATGATATTGAAACAGCAATTATAGCTGCAGCTAAGAAAGCTGCAGCTGTTGCTGCCGAGCAAACTAGCACTTCTGTGATGAATAAGAACTACACCACAACAAAGGGCAGCAATAATTTGTCAGCAATGGGATCAACGGCATCTACTACAACttcaacaacaataaataatataaatataaataataataagaacagTAACTTAAATCATAAAAGTAGTTGTAACAGTCAACAAGGAGTGACTTCACCGCCATCGTCTGTATTTAGTCAAAATAAAGATAGCCGAAGAGGAGGTAATAGCAGTAGTAGCAGCGCAGGTGCTGCAAAAGGAACAGCAACAGGAACAGGGGTCCTAGGGCACCACCAACTGCGAAAAGAAATTGATGTGCATTTTATACAACCAACATTAGCGACGCCTATTAGCTCgatacaaaataatgaaacaattattaatttcattggTTCGg ctTGGGAAGAGGTAGCTAATAGCAAAGTTACACAATTTTACGATGGACAATAA